A stretch of DNA from Ochotona princeps isolate mOchPri1 chromosome 13, mOchPri1.hap1, whole genome shotgun sequence:
ggatcaaagatctaaactTAATGTGTGAATCCATCAAATTCCTAGAGAATATCATAGGTAAAATGCTGCAAGTCATTGGCATAAGCAAAGACTTCCTGGAAATGACCCAAGAATagggaagaggagaaaaacaaatataCATACAAAGTTCATACTCAACAATTTAACTCTATAGCAAAAATCAAATCAGCCAATTAAAATGTGCAAATAATTGGaatgccactttttttttaaagaaggtatACAAATGGCCAAGAAGAGTAAGAAAACATGCACACCACATCTAGCATCAGGGAAATGAATAACTAAAGAAAAATGACGTATCACCTCATGCCTGCTGTGGTCACTATCACCATAAAGTTAAAAAAGAACTGTTAGCAGGGTTTGGAGGAAAGGGAactctttaaaaatgtgcatgttgatttgaaagacagagttagaaagaaagagggagtgaCAAGGACagattttccactcactggttactctccaaatggccacaatgcccagaccTGGGAAGCCAGGGACTCCCACACGGGGTgcaggtgctcaagcacttgagccattcttcactgacgtgcagcagtcaggacatggaCTGACACACATGTCAGAGGCTAGCAGGggagatggcagcttaacctcaATACACCATGGGAAAGGAAATCTTGTAAGCTATTGGTGAACACAGAAATTCCTAGAGCCcttctggaaaaaataaaaacagaacaacatGGAATGCAGTATCTCCACTACAAGGTACATACATCTTGGACGTGAAATCTCATAAAAATAACAGCATTTCTTTTTTCGCTGTTAGATTGTTTATatgttgttaatattttaaaaccaatGAAGGACTCACCAATGGATCAATGCATaagcaaatatgtatatatacacaatataattttatttagcttttgcccaaggacttgatctcAAGCATTCttgaaacacacaaaaacatagCTGTGTGACAGGACATACTTGCTAGTTAGCTGGATGTGACAATCATTCTGAAACACGCACATTCATCCCCAAAATCACATTATATGGCTCAAATATATGTGATTTTGTCAATTATgactcaaaaatttttttctcaataaaGTGCAATAGCTAAATACTGAGGACCAGGGTAAATCTGTAAAATTTTAATCATTCAGGCTCCAGTGAATGATAACAGTATCCTCTTGGACTCTTCAAACTGCTACAGCCTGTTCCCTGCAAATACACACAGAGGGAGCTCATGCTTCTATGAGACGTCCCAGGTCTGGCATTGTCTCTGAAGCACTTAGTGTCTTCCTAAGTTGGTTACCCCATATGTTCTCAGAGTGGGGTAATCATTAGAATCACCTGGgttgatttttaaagatatgtttattccTAGCATTTTTCTTTGGGCTACCAGATCAAAAACTCCCTGGAATCAACTGTGTTAGTAATCCTGAAGCAATCATTTGCACATTGCCTCATGTCTGGGTGACACTAGGAACTTAAACTGCTCAAGCATCAAAGATAATAAATCTGAATCTGGTACACAAATGTAGAAAGGCTACTTTTTTTGCAATTGTCTGACTACCTTCCCACTATGTGTAAACATGAGATACAAACCTGAGCAAAGCGCTGACTACCTTCCCACTATGTGTAAACATGAGATACAAACCTGAGAAAAGCGCTGAGGTGAGGATTAGTTACAATGTTTGCTCAAATAGTCTGTGATTTTTCATGCTGCATTGTAGGTCATACATCAGCAGCTGTATAACCACCATCTCAGTATGCGGGGGGAAAGGTACCCTATCCCACTACTGGGAGAGATTGTGTAATGGTGCAGCCACGATGGGAGTCAGTATGGAGACTACTCACGCAACTGAAAATTTACATACCATATGAGGCAGCAATCTCGCTCCTGAGAATTTATCCCAAAGAGTTGATACATACACACGAGAAAGCAACCTGTGTTCATTGCAGtacaatcaataatcacaaaaacatggaagcaacataGATGCCCAAAGAAGGAagaccagatttaaaaaaaaacaaaaaaacactgtgatgtatctactccatggaatactactcagctatgaaaaaaaatgaaattttaaccaTTTAAAACACAATGGTACTAGttggagaacattatgctcagtgaaataagccaatcctaaaaggacaaatatcataagtATCATATGCTTGCTCTTATATAAGACAACAtccatacaaaatacaaaacaaaaaataaaggtaaacaaaCACAGACTTGTGATCTCACAAACGAAGGATGTAATGTAGACCAGAGAACCAGGGATCAAATAAAATTGACAGAAGGCTCCTATAATAAGACTTATAAATATACcacaacaaaatattaaattttctaacattgcctataccaacagtgtcatgacACATGTAATGAACAGCAAGTTGGAGTCAAGAATACACGTGTTCGACTGTTTTTCTGCAAAACACAAGGGACAATGgctgagagggagaagaggacggtggggaagagggaggaagccTTATACCTTCAAAACTGTAAAacggaaaataagaataaaacaaaaaagacaagcaTACTGATACAATGTAATCATAATCACATGTATGAATACaattcagaaatatttgaaactttacctgaaaaaaattaaatatttaggatTTTAGAATCTGAGTGATGAACTCTCTGTAGACCAAATAATGTCTTCTTTGGgtaaaatttctgttttcttcacagTTCTCCAAAGCCTACGGCCCCGTGTTCACACTGTATTTTGGCACAAAGCCCACCGTGATATTACATGGATATGAAGCAGTGAAGGAGGCCCTGGTTGATCTTGGAGACGAGTTTTCTGGGAGAGGCAGTTTCCCAGTGCCTGAAAGAACCAACAAAACGCTTGGTGAGTGTATGCACCTGTAAGTGTGTACCTGGTCGATCAGCGGTTGGTAATGAAGAggggaggatggaaagcagagaccTGAGGAGCTCTGTGAGAGAGCCTATGCCATGCATGTGACTGCTCCCTGTCATCTGCCTCCTCCTAGCCTGGTATTCTCTTACTCACTGTTCTTCCACTGGCAGGAATCGTATTGAGTAATGGGAAGACATGGAAGGATATCCGACGCTTCTCTCTCATGACCTTGCGCAATTTCGGGATGGGGAAGAGGAGCATAGAGGACCGAGTTCAAGAGGAGGCCCGCTGCCTTGTGGAGGAGCTGAGGAAAACCAATGGTGGGTGACCCTTTATTTTGCCATGTTGACCTCCCACATTGCCCTATGATACCTTCAGACACTTTCAGGGTTGTCCAGGTCTTTCTTTCTAAGACTTGGCTTTCAGTTCGAGGTGGAGGAAAGAGAGTTTCAAGAACATCAGTGGAGTGTCCATGTAGGCATGTTGTTTGAAGAGAGGCATAACTGTGCATATGCTGTGGGTATAAAAGGTCATTATGGCCTATTCTGTACAGCtctatttctgttttcaaaacaCAATTATCATATAGTAGATGATTTTTGAGTTAATGTTCTTAAagagttaaaaagaaacatttatttggtGACATTCTGGTTACCAAATTATGTGAAAGCATTTAGCTGTGGAAATTTTGCCAGAGTTCACAATAGAAACAGCCCCTCTATACATTCTTGTACAGTTGAACCAAGCAACATGCACTTTCACTTACCATGTCTAACCTCAGACCTGCCTGGGGGTTTTCATCAAGGGCCGGGGACTCCACTTTCCACCAGTAACAATGCTAACATATGGTTTTATTACATCACAAATTCTCATTCAATATCAGTTTCCTGCAAATATACCACACACTAAAGTTATCAATAGAACTATTATAATAGCTCACTATTTAATAATCAGTTCAGTTATAGAGGCTCTGTGGGCTACAGCAAAAATCTCTAGTTACACAAATATTGAGTTGTAAAATGTatattacctttctttttttttttaaagttgctctttatttttattacaaagtcagatatactgagaggaggagagacagaaaagaagtggagctgctgggattagaaccagcggccatatgggatcaaggcgaggaccttagccactaggccacactgccaagccctgtaTATtacctttcaatttattttgatgtgattTATTAATCTCTATCCTGATAATTGGCTCTGTTCTCAGTTGCCTTTACCTGTTTTTATTCTATTGGCTTTGTTAGAATTTTCAGGTAGTTTACCTCTGTCGGCTTTATTAGCTCGTGGAAGGTATGTCCCATGATTCTGGAGTTTAAGCTTAGATCCTAATTGCACTGTTTGCAAGCACCATTTCTGAATGGATGAAAGACTGAAATCAATATCTATTTGTGAATGGTGCACACAAATAATCCCCTAGTTTCACAAATTACCCTTCAACTCTTTAACTaaagcagatctttttttttttttttatcttggaaCTCTGTAATGCTTAATGCACACTATCCTGAAAGAAAGGTACTCGGCAGGCTTGCTGTTACTCattgctcttttatttttttgtttgtttctttgaagaCTTAACTGTTTGTTAGAAATACAGAGTGGGGACAGGCATTGTAGTGCGTAATATTATTCTACAAGTTGTGACACCCACATTGTGTATCAGAGTGTCACCTCAAGttcagctgctcctcttcggTCAGATTCTCACTGCATCTGGGAGACAGTGGATGATGGTGCCAGCATTGAAAGCATGGATtttacccactgcatcacaacttCACTTCATAAAAATTACTTTCTTAAATGTTTTGAATTTCTGCCCGAAATGTAAAACATCTTtacttaaaatgtaatttttttaaaatgttttagttaTTGAACATTGTGATTAGTAGTGCATTAAACCTGTGATAATACAGTAAATTCAAATTATACTATTACAAAtgttagaagaaaatgaaaggaaatgatagtagaggagaggagaggggaaaggagaggagaggggaaaggagaggaggggaaggaagaaagggacagagagggaagaggagaggagagaggagggcaagggaggggagcggaaggagggaagggaagggaagggaaggggaggggaggggaggggaggggaggggagggaaggggaggggaggggggggaggggaggggaggagaggagaggagaggagaggagaggagagagaataagAGGAGATTGAGGGAggtagggaaggaagtgtggttaTCTTCCCAGAATTATGTCTATATagtgcatgaaatctgttctctttacattaatagaaaatttttaaataaaatttaaattttgccAAGTATTTACCACAGATAATATGTTAGTATGGAATATCAGGTAACCGATATTAGACAAAATGTAATAGCCAAATTAAGTTGTCAAATGTAGTATTCAAACAAAGTGAAAAGACATGCAAATTTTATGAATGGTGGTTTTGCTAAGCTTAAGTAAATTTTTAGGTAAATAATAACACTTGTAAAATTATCATTTTCTGCTGTCTCAAAGATGAAGGTTTTACTATGTACGGTCTAATGTCATTTTTAAACTCTGTTTTTTCAGCCTCTCCCTGTGATCCTGCCTTTATCCTGGGCTGTGCTCCCTGCAATGTGATCTGCTCCGTTATTTTTCAGAAACGTTTTGAATATTCAGatcaaaaattcatttattttttgaaaattttgcaaGAGGCCATCAGTATTCTGAGCTCCCCATGGGTCCAGGTGAGACCAAGATCCTTTCTTCATAAGAAAATAACAATTCTACTTACTGATCATGCTAAAGACCACACTATGAAATGAGAGCACAGTCCCACATAGAACTCAATGTCATCAGTGGAATGTGGGAAACAGAGCTGAGCCCTTGATTTTGCACACCATGAAATCAGTGGTCAGATAACAAGCTGATGTTCATGCCCACTGACTCCTTGACCAGAGGGGGGTTCCACCAAGCTCCAGGGCCAACTTTCAAGGAGTCATTGGCTGACTAGACAAATGCAGGGGTGTAGAACCCAAGGACATGCAGAATTTAGAGGAGGATGGCATCCATCACCAGGATTGTACCACAATAACTTTTAGAAGCTTCTTTATCAGATTTGATAGACACCGTGAGTTAAGAAACTAAGGGGGGAGTACCtggcgcaacagcctagtggctaaaatcctcactttgcactaactggcatcccatatgggcactcattcGTGACccgccagccccacttcccctccagcttcctgtctgtggtctaggaaagcagtcaaggactgcccaggGTCTGGGATCCTGTAaacacaggggagacccagaacaagatCCAGGCACTTGCCAtccaatcggctcagctcccgctgttgttacaacttggtgagtgaatcatcagacagaggtcttcctctctgtctctcctcctctctgtatttccgacTTTCcagtaatttcttttaaaaaagaaaaaaaggtattAAGGAGGGAAAATATTCAGTCACATAGGCTAACAGAAAATTCTGAACCGATTTGGAAGTTTGATACCTCAGTCTGTATGCTAACAGGCAAGGTCATGTGGTTCAGAAACAAGAGCCAAAAAGAAATGtggttgcttttattttctgagcTTGTATAAtgtcttctttcaaaaaaaaaatacttgtcaGATGTTACAAACGTGACAGGAATTCTTATTTCCTGTCAGTGTATCAGTAAAAGCACTCCAATTAATATGTTTCATGCAATTTCCAAACTCTCCTTATTCTAAAGTAACTTTGTACATCCGAGGCAGCAAGAAAGAACAGACAAGTATGTGCATGTTTTGGCTTCAGACTTATTATAAATGTAcagtaaaaaaaatccatttcaagATGGACactgtattattttatatttgaggCTAAAGTTTTCAACCTGAACTTGAAATGAAGTCTATGTGctttattaaatgtttttacttgataaagtattttttcttattgttgatttttaGATCTGCAATAATTTTCCAGCTCTCATTGACTTTTTTCCGGGGAGCCATAATAAATTTATTCAAAATGctactaatatccagaatttcattttggaaaaaataaaagaacaccaACAATCCCTAGATGTGAATAATCCTCGggactttattgattgtttcctgatCAAAATGGAACAGGTAAAATATGAACAGCAGCTCAAATAGTTGATTGCTTTATGCATGTATGATGTATTTGATGATCTGCTTGGCATGGGTGCAAGAAAAACaagaattcctttaaaaaaacacttgagtACTTTTTGAGTACTTTTTGTGTGTATGGATCTGTACCAGACCCTTATTTCTTACCACAAACAAAAGTCACCTCAAAATTGATCAAAGATCTCAATGTTGAACCTGAGAATATGAAGTTACTggaagaaaatggaggaaaacaCTCCAAGACATTGGTGTAGTGGATGACCTGACTTCTTGGATACAACTtgcaaagcacaggcaacaaaagttAAACAGGACAAATGGAATTAATCCAACTACTTGGGATGTGTATCTAATTGAGACTTACGTTAAGTCCTTGTTGCTGGCATTTCTGTCGCAGTGCATGGGAAAGCCTGATCCAAGTAATTCTTTTCCAGAATTAAACCACACTCTCTTGATAGAAGATTATTACATCCCTTTATAACAATTACTTATCTTTATGTATCGCTTCTAATTAGGACTCCAACTAACCCACAAAAAATCCAGTCACAAATGGCTTAAAATGATGAGCTTATTTATCTTGCAAAAAGGAAGTCTTGTGGAGGCTAGTGTGGTCTTAGTACACTAATTCTGCCCCATCACAGGTTCATTTACCTCCATTTACTATCATCACATTTTGCATGCCAACTTTCATCTTAAACCCTACTCTCAGGTGCTGTCTGCCTTGTCTACACCTTCACATCTGCGTgtttgaagaaaagaaagaagtgataCTAACAGGCCTTTGCTTGTAAATAGTGATCATGAACTATAATCCATTGAACAGGCAGCTGCAAAGAGAATGGTGATGAGGATGTTTAGGCAAGCAAGAACAGGTCACCTGCACTGCAGTCCGTGATGTCACACAGATGTCTTCCCTACCATTTCTTCTCCAATTTTAATGATGGCTTCACTTTATACAAACTGAATTGCTTTATGCGTACTGGAACCTATATGTTAGAAATTAATTCATCAAATAAATTCATCAATTCATTCCTAGGAAAAACATAATCCACAGTCTGAATTTACTTTGGAAAGCCTGAAAATCACTGCTGCTGATCTGTTTTCTGCTGGGACAGAGACCACCAGCACCACCCTGAGATACGGGCTCCTGCTCCTGATGAAGCACCCGGAGGTCGCAGGTATGAGCACAGAGAGCAAGTAGGTGGAACCTCAGAGTATGAGTTTATCAGCACACTGCTAGCATTCTCCATCTCATTTCTATTTGGAAATTTTCAGTATTAAAAAGCATGTGCTGCCAACTCTTTTTGCCCGTATTTAATGAAGCCATAAAATCAGGTAACAATTCATAACATGAACCAGTCGCAGTAAGAGAAGGACAGTGTCAGCAGTCCCAGAGTTTGATGGGAGTTTAATGGAAGGAGCTGAAGCAGCACACCCAGAAAACAACCAGTGCAGACTCTAGTAAGAAAATGAAGCAGGTATGAAGAAGACCAATACAGAAAACCAAGTGATAGCTGTGGCTTTACATCTGAAAATTTGTACCAAGCAATTTTTAACTTAGAACTCACCAATGGGAAAGAATGTAAATTTGTATGAGTAAGTTTGTAATGAGTAAATTGATAGAAAACATTAAAGTAAGTCAAATGTGTGTCAGAAATTTAACATGCTACGGCTATATTTTTTTACCAGTGAACAGTATTCATGTGTTTATAATTGTTTAGCAACATATATTCATGTAATATTTAGGGAGAATACAAAGGAATCTATCTGCTTCTGTGTATTTGTTCTGTAGTGaagatgtaaatttttttctctcatggcTAAACACCATGAGATTCCATCTACAGCTCGGTGGATCAAGGGATATAAACAGAATTGGAATCAGTGTGTAGAAATATCTATCAGAAAGCACAGCTAGAGTGATTCAGAGAAGTTGTACTTGGGCAGAAGACTGAAGAGCACACACAGGAACAAAAGCATGTGTATCTGTAGAGGCAGTCCTGGTCACATGGCCACTTCTTGGTTCCACTGTGTAGTGGGGATGATATTCACTCATTAATGCAAAACTATGTTCAagtttgaattttgatctttcaGCATCAAAAAACATACACTGTGATAATTTCTTGGGAAACTGGATTGTGGCAGAAAGTTGAGGTTTACAGTCTGTTCTACGTGGATGAGAAGAAAATAACTGACTCCATACAGTCCGTCAGCTTCAATAAATTCTATTATGAAATGCATTTGCATTAAGTGAATTTGATCAGCTTTGGACTTTACAATTGTTCAAACGTGTTTAAGAAAACCTAGGCTAAGCTATGGTGTTTGAGATAATTAGAAGTATTCAGTCCTTTTTCACACTAATGACATTTTGAACTTAGAGTAGCTTTGTCAAGGCATAACTCCATGGTAAGATGAGGAGCTTCTATAAGGGATATACTGGTAAATCTTAACTTGAAAATATCCTATATCATTTTCATAAGTAATGATATACATTCTTGACTTTTTCTGCAATTGCAGTAGTCTCTGGAATTAAGTATGTGACAAATACTACGTTCATATTTTGAATGCACCATCATGTCTGTTATACTAGTTAGCTACCATAAATGCTAATACATTGATATGTACAAATATACCATCATGCCTAGCTTGTGTGAGAGTCACATAtctctattttatatattttagtgTATTTGGAACAGTAATTCACATGTGAATGCTTTTTGGATAACCCCATGCTTATTGCAGCCCTAGAATATTCTTTCCACTATGCCAGTTTTGTCTTTCCTATTTGTTCTTtcttacgtttttttttttattatttaacttcattaattacattgtattatgtgacacagttacatagatacttgggttctccccacccctccccaaaccctcccaccatggtggattcctccaccttgttgcataaccacagctcaagttcagttgagatttccccattgcaagcatacaccaaacatagagtccagcatcttattgtccagtcaagttcaacggcttcttaggtataccctctctggtctgaagacagagctagcagagtattatcccagtcaattgaaagctccatcataccatcagcaaaaatttacatcattatggaattaattgacatagtaatgagtaaccaacatgttaaaagtaaatgcgagttcccagccaccttctgtgaccacctcacctatacttcaatttagtttatacacaacatatgacattcaaaacataacatgttatacataacatcatatcatcttaaatttctTATGTTTTATCAGCTAAGGTTCAAGGAGAGATTGAGCGTGTGATTGGCCCGCACCGGAGCCCCTGCATGCAGGACAGGAGCAGCATGCCCTACACGGACGCTGTCATACACGAGATCCAGAGATTCATTGACCTCCTCCCCACTAACCTGCCCCATGCAGTGACACAAGACATTAAATTCAGAAACTACCTTATCCCCAAGGTAAAATGATTTCTCTCACACTGCACCTCCACACTCTCAAAGTTCCTAAACTCGCATGATCAGTTCATTATATGCCACTAACATGAGGGAAGAACAAATCTCATAAATGTGGCAGCTTGATGGCCTCCAATTTGTAGCACAAAAGtagtcaaaataaaaatgtaattatattttcatatacccaagaggaaatgaaataaattaggATTACCAcgcaagaaaagaaaaggaaatcaattAACATTACCTGGAAATGCAAGTATTCCAAgtttcttctcctttttgtttGGCTATTAGCTCTGTACATTTCCACATACATCTTAGTGTCGGATGTTGAACTTCCAGACTCTCTCCTTATTTTATAGCTAAACTTAGAAATAGCAGAGATCCTAACATGTTCAATATTGCAGTACATGAACATTGTATATCTTTCCAAATTACAAGGACTTCTTCATTGCGATTGTATACACATATTTTACAATGTTTTTTTCCGCTAATTAATATTTGTTGTTGTACTACCAAAGataaaacttttaaatgttttttctaCGTATTGGTTTTTAGTAGACAGaatgtaattacattttattttgattacttGTTCTTACCAATTTGCTAAACTCATCAATTAGTGTTAAAAATTGTGTGTATAGGTACCTGAAATTTCTTAAGTACTTTATCTTGGTAGCCAGGTTGATATCTcttttattccttattttctaTCTCAAGGCCTTAATTTCCCCTTATGACATTTTCCCAGCAAGGATCTGAAGAGAGTGTTGAGCAGAAGCTGTGGGAGTAGACATCTTCTTTGTTTCATGGTCTCTCTGAGAGTGTTTAATACCAGGCTATGAAGTGTAACTGCTCCTCCTCATTTTGATATATGAGAAATGTTTCCTTTCTTCCATCTTTGAATGATGTCTTGTGATCAATGTATGCACAGTTTCATCACATGGAGTCCCTtgaaatacacatatatttgGCATCCCTTTGCCCACTAAATATGCAGATCATAAATATATCCACAGCTTTCTTTGCCTCTCACTATATAAAGGATATTTGTGTCTATATTTATGAGAGGTCACTCTCCAGTAtttcttcattaaaattttaatgtcAAGTTTCTGATATCAGGGTAGCATTGATCTCATAGAATGAGGTGAGACCCTGTCATTATTTGgtctattttttattatattcctATCTTTCCACTCTAGTTTAGGGTATATTTGGTATAGCTCTATGTTGTCTTTGAATGAATAcaagaaaatgtaagaaaataaaatgtgatttttggtGATTTATATGTTCTTCCAAAAGAAAGTTCCTGCCTCTGCTAGTTTGTGACAATCATATAAATGTCCTACTGTGATTCAGAATTGTATATGAGCACGTTGGCAAAGTGGACTGTAACCATCAACTAACCTGTTTGACTCTCTCCCAGTTGTGCAGTCTTGAAATCATTTTTCCCTTAGAATCTTTCCAattaacttctataacaaataTTACACtcattaagatttttattttccccTGAAGTTAATGCACattgctaataaaataaaaacttacatATTTAGAACTTGTATATTTAAATCTTGCATGGTCATGTTAAAACACCCCATTACAAGTTTAGGGAGCTTATTACTACAGTCATTTTCTGGAGAAGACAGTACTGAAAACTTTACAAAAAGGTTATGTACCTTAAATCaatgataaaatgaaaaggaCTGGGACAAAGGACACCAGTTGgctaaaaattatcttttttaaaaaagataaactgTATGCTATCATCCAGGAAGAGAAAATTTCTAATCACTCAACCTCTAGTATAAAAATACCTACAAACAGAAACTCCACATATTTCAGAACATAACAGGGTCACAGTGAAAACAAGATGTGTGAAAATGGAGGAACTCAGAGAAACAATGGATGGAGATAGGCGCCAGTGCCTACATGATGACAAGAAAGGCTCAGAAGGTTTGGCACAAAGTAGTAAGATGTTGAGAATTTCACATGCATGATTTGGTCATCTCAGCAGGATTATTGGCATTTATTAGCATTGACCTtacaaaaatctgcctttaattATTTGGAATGACTAATGAGAGTGTCGCTTTTCCTTTGGATTAGCAATTTCTcaaccaaaaatgaaataaaggaaaaccaAGTAACCTTCAAcatctcttccagctccttgatGTCAGTATGCCTCTTTACCTGTGCCTGTGCATTCCAGGGCACGACCATAATAACATCGCTGACATCAGTGCTAC
This window harbors:
- the LOC101520157 gene encoding cytochrome P450 2C18-like isoform X1; the protein is MDPAVALVLSVSCLLLFSLWRWSTTRQKLPPGPTPLPIIGNILQMDLKDISKSLTKFSKAYGPVFTLYFGTKPTVILHGYEAVKEALVDLGDEFSGRGSFPVPERTNKTLGIVLSNGKTWKDIRRFSLMTLRNFGMGKRSIEDRVQEEARCLVEELRKTNASPCDPAFILGCAPCNVICSVIFQKRFEYSDQKFIYFLKILQEAISILSSPWVQICNNFPALIDFFPGSHNKFIQNATNIQNFILEKIKEHQQSLDVNNPRDFIDCFLIKMEQEKHNPQSEFTLESLKITAADLFSAGTETTSTTLRYGLLLLMKHPEVAAKVQGEIERVIGPHRSPCMQDRSSMPYTDAVIHEIQRFIDLLPTNLPHAVTQDIKFRNYLIPKGTTIITSLTSVLHDNKEFPNPERFDPGHFLDKNGNFKKSDYFMPFSTGKRICVGEGLARMELFLFLTTILQNFKLKPLVDPKDINITPVVNGFVSVPPEYQLCFIPI
- the LOC101520157 gene encoding cytochrome P450 2C5-like isoform X4, with amino-acid sequence MDPAVALVLSVSCLLLFSLWRWSTTRQKLPPGPTPLPIIGNILQMDLKDISKSLTKFSKAYGPVFTLYFGTKPTVILHGYEAVKEALVDLGDEFSGRGSFPVPERTNKTLGIVLSNGKTWKDIRRFSLMTLRNFGMGKRSIEDRVQEEARCLVEELRKTNASPCDPAFILGCAPCNVICSVIFQKRFEYSDQKFIYFLKILQEAISILSSPWVQEKHNPQSEFTLESLKITAADLFSAGTETTSTTLRYGLLLLMKHPEVAAKVQGEIERVIGPHRSPCMQDRSSMPYTDAVIHEIQRFIDLLPTNLPHAVTQDIKFRNYLIPKGTTIITSLTSVLHDNKEFPNPERFDPGHFLDKNGNFKKSDYFMPFSTGKRICVGEGLARMELFLFLTTILQNFKLKPLVDPKDINITPVVNGFVSVPPEYQLCFIPI
- the LOC101520157 gene encoding cytochrome P450 2C42-like isoform X3, with the translated sequence MDPAVALVLSVSCLLLFSLWRWSTTRQKLPPGPTPLPIIGNILQMDLKDISKSLTKFSKAYGPVFTLYFGTKPTVILHGYEAVKEALVDLGDEFSGRGSFPVPERTNKTLASPCDPAFILGCAPCNVICSVIFQKRFEYSDQKFIYFLKILQEAISILSSPWVQICNNFPALIDFFPGSHNKFIQNATNIQNFILEKIKEHQQSLDVNNPRDFIDCFLIKMEQEKHNPQSEFTLESLKITAADLFSAGTETTSTTLRYGLLLLMKHPEVAAKVQGEIERVIGPHRSPCMQDRSSMPYTDAVIHEIQRFIDLLPTNLPHAVTQDIKFRNYLIPKGTTIITSLTSVLHDNKEFPNPERFDPGHFLDKNGNFKKSDYFMPFSTGKRICVGEGLARMELFLFLTTILQNFKLKPLVDPKDINITPVVNGFVSVPPEYQLCFIPI
- the LOC101520157 gene encoding cytochrome P450 2C18-like isoform X2; amino-acid sequence: MDPAVALVLSVSCLLLFSLWRWSTTRQKLPPGPTPLPIIGNILQMDLKDISKSLTKFSKAYGPVFTLYFGTKPTVILHGYEAVKEALVDLGDEFSGRGSFPVPERTNKTLGIVLSNGKTWKDIRRFSLMTLRNFGMGKRSIEDRVQEEARCLVEELRKTNGCAPCNVICSVIFQKRFEYSDQKFIYFLKILQEAISILSSPWVQICNNFPALIDFFPGSHNKFIQNATNIQNFILEKIKEHQQSLDVNNPRDFIDCFLIKMEQEKHNPQSEFTLESLKITAADLFSAGTETTSTTLRYGLLLLMKHPEVAAKVQGEIERVIGPHRSPCMQDRSSMPYTDAVIHEIQRFIDLLPTNLPHAVTQDIKFRNYLIPKGTTIITSLTSVLHDNKEFPNPERFDPGHFLDKNGNFKKSDYFMPFSTGKRICVGEGLARMELFLFLTTILQNFKLKPLVDPKDINITPVVNGFVSVPPEYQLCFIPI